Proteins found in one Acidobacteriota bacterium genomic segment:
- a CDS encoding sulfurtransferase TusA family protein: MVNKKIVENDILDAFGFFCPIPLIKTKERIDRMKEGEILKVISDDEVILEDMTNWCKASGNEFIGYERRTDGLHLYVRKRGVSK, translated from the coding sequence ATGGTGAACAAAAAGATTGTTGAAAATGACATTCTGGATGCGTTCGGATTTTTCTGTCCGATACCTCTCATAAAAACAAAAGAGAGGATTGACAGAATGAAAGAGGGTGAAATCTTGAAAGTCATCTCCGATGATGAGGTCATACTCGAAGATATGACCAACTGGTGCAAAGCGAGTGGCAATGAATTCATCGGCTACGAGAGGCGTACCGATGGGCTTCATCTGTATGTCAGGAAAAGGGGAGTCTCGAAGTGA